From a single Paraburkholderia edwinii genomic region:
- a CDS encoding glycoside hydrolase family 19 protein, with amino-acid sequence MTTQLKSHPQGHSQARPHSSVGQPGKTEKPSTAPALKWCYPFPCKRGGEETDPQTFYQALGVMNDGYFPLAVNGFPHGGVHFGAESASSVDQSGGVRLIADGEIVAYKLDRAYPHLQYAKGSYWALYSTGFVLTRHRMTLPPAPGATTPQPTDETLTFFSLALHMADWSTYAADTKLARPGWWPGVETYRATGKERYEQSGAAGAFVYTAPQAGATKGHFTAGTKTAFLPEGSEVTIGERRGEWGRVKAVTSGNAIALRINDARAQHSSSGQKKQHAAGGDHGWINLHAQQPLREPGGVDGVVIPPQPIAVKAGTLLGQIGQFLDYEHSTPLPPKPIRPLVHMEVFAGDEFAAFLAKSRARAEQLPASDRTILMIEPGAKLVTSMEPDIVVQQGGEPMEKLMVTADSPASGPWMKVQPRWYDRFSGLMADYGRPIWIERSNKDKLDSPKGLRAWRRFPLQVKSATEPAIEQSMILSRAYLDGLSDDSRVVDDQGVHWWGLRIPAGHGGRTWRWVCEKDHSGTKWESPWAWPGFEIVDATGIRLSDAFRRNLVVTESAQAREHPEYAPSKDAVNASALLRRVAQIVERVPALDGGKPDRDADGRDKVTAKLIQRAMFQRELASQLAHVILRYESEWCGNVERWEALTPLMRNSAENWECELQRVRKLQWWDQVKGKVDGFPVSTVVHHIHPVALVGNFRRKSIITVEMLRQIWPEPSVPDERLAGIAAEINANSEKYKLNTELRLSHFFAQVMQEVGETCRLEEDLRYFKPERLKKIFSYFKVNPAEAETYGYHPPLAGDAEAIANRAYAGKIGNGAVSSGDGWKYRGRGLKQTTGRFNYRAFTKDYSRFWADEAPDFERTPDLLSTTSYGTRSGVYYWLAHRLFEIADKTTDSNVNEKVDGITALINKGTDSYDARRGNFKKIMTSRVFRDVEN; translated from the coding sequence ATGACCACTCAATTGAAATCGCATCCGCAGGGGCATTCACAGGCGCGCCCACATTCTTCCGTTGGGCAACCGGGGAAGACGGAGAAGCCGTCGACGGCGCCTGCGCTCAAGTGGTGCTATCCATTTCCATGCAAGCGCGGCGGCGAAGAGACCGATCCGCAGACGTTTTATCAGGCGCTAGGCGTGATGAACGACGGGTACTTTCCCCTCGCCGTGAATGGCTTTCCTCACGGAGGTGTGCATTTCGGTGCGGAGTCCGCCTCCAGTGTCGATCAGTCGGGCGGTGTGCGTTTGATTGCCGACGGTGAGATCGTTGCGTACAAGCTGGACCGTGCCTATCCGCATCTTCAGTACGCCAAGGGCTCGTACTGGGCGCTCTATTCGACGGGCTTCGTGCTGACGCGTCATCGGATGACGCTGCCACCTGCTCCTGGCGCCACCACGCCGCAGCCCACCGATGAGACGCTGACGTTTTTCAGTCTGGCCTTGCATATGGCGGACTGGAGCACCTATGCCGCAGATACGAAGCTCGCGCGCCCGGGCTGGTGGCCTGGCGTGGAGACATATCGGGCGACGGGCAAGGAGCGTTACGAGCAAAGTGGCGCGGCCGGAGCCTTTGTCTATACGGCGCCACAGGCTGGGGCGACGAAAGGGCACTTCACTGCGGGTACGAAAACAGCTTTCTTGCCCGAAGGGAGCGAAGTGACCATTGGCGAGAGGCGCGGCGAGTGGGGACGTGTCAAAGCGGTTACCTCAGGCAACGCAATTGCCTTGCGCATTAACGACGCACGCGCGCAACACAGTAGCAGCGGTCAGAAAAAGCAGCACGCAGCCGGTGGGGACCACGGCTGGATCAATCTGCACGCGCAGCAACCGTTACGCGAACCCGGCGGCGTGGATGGCGTAGTGATTCCGCCGCAGCCGATCGCAGTGAAGGCCGGCACGTTGCTCGGGCAGATCGGGCAGTTTCTCGACTACGAACACTCGACGCCCTTGCCGCCGAAACCGATACGGCCGCTCGTCCATATGGAAGTGTTTGCGGGCGACGAGTTCGCGGCGTTTCTCGCGAAAAGCCGGGCGCGAGCGGAGCAGTTGCCTGCGAGCGATCGCACGATTCTGATGATCGAGCCGGGCGCGAAACTGGTGACGTCGATGGAGCCGGACATTGTGGTTCAGCAGGGTGGCGAGCCGATGGAAAAGCTGATGGTCACAGCCGATAGTCCTGCGAGTGGACCGTGGATGAAGGTGCAGCCTCGATGGTATGACCGCTTCTCAGGTCTTATGGCCGATTACGGGAGACCTATCTGGATAGAGCGCAGCAATAAGGACAAGCTGGATTCGCCCAAGGGTCTTCGCGCATGGCGCCGGTTTCCGCTACAGGTGAAGTCCGCTACTGAGCCGGCGATCGAACAGTCGATGATTCTCTCGCGTGCGTATCTCGATGGCCTCTCGGACGATAGCCGCGTTGTCGACGATCAAGGCGTGCACTGGTGGGGTTTGCGGATACCTGCGGGGCACGGTGGACGCACGTGGCGATGGGTGTGCGAAAAGGACCATTCGGGTACGAAGTGGGAGAGTCCGTGGGCGTGGCCCGGCTTCGAGATTGTGGATGCGACGGGTATCAGGCTCTCCGATGCGTTCCGGCGCAATCTTGTTGTCACGGAGTCGGCGCAGGCACGCGAGCACCCGGAATACGCGCCTTCGAAGGACGCGGTCAATGCGAGCGCGCTGCTGCGAAGAGTCGCGCAGATCGTCGAACGCGTGCCCGCACTGGATGGCGGCAAGCCGGATCGCGACGCGGATGGCCGGGACAAAGTGACCGCCAAACTAATCCAGAGGGCAATGTTCCAGCGTGAGCTGGCGAGTCAGCTTGCGCATGTGATTCTGCGCTACGAAAGCGAGTGGTGCGGGAATGTTGAGCGCTGGGAAGCGCTTACGCCTCTGATGCGTAACTCAGCGGAAAACTGGGAGTGCGAACTGCAGCGAGTGAGGAAGTTGCAGTGGTGGGATCAGGTGAAGGGCAAGGTGGACGGGTTTCCCGTTAGCACTGTAGTGCATCACATTCATCCTGTTGCGCTGGTGGGGAACTTCCGTCGTAAATCGATTATTACTGTTGAGATGCTGAGGCAAATATGGCCTGAACCGTCTGTTCCGGATGAGCGACTTGCCGGAATTGCGGCGGAAATAAATGCAAACTCCGAAAAATATAAATTAAACACAGAGTTGCGGTTAAGTCATTTCTTTGCTCAGGTTATGCAAGAGGTTGGAGAAACTTGCAGGCTTGAGGAGGATTTGCGCTATTTTAAACCGGAAAGGTTGAAAAAGATTTTCAGCTATTTCAAGGTTAATCCCGCTGAGGCGGAAACTTACGGATATCACCCGCCTCTAGCTGGCGATGCTGAGGCAATCGCTAACCGGGCATATGCCGGAAAAATCGGGAACGGTGCGGTTTCAAGTGGCGACGGCTGGAAGTATCGCGGTAGAGGTTTGAAGCAAACGACGGGGCGATTCAACTATCGAGCTTTTACAAAGGACTATTCCCGTTTCTGGGCAGATGAGGCTCCAGATTTTGAACGAACCCCTGATCTACTTTCCACAACAAGCTATGGGACTCGTTCGGGAGTCTATTATTGGCTCGCACATCGGTTGTTTGAGATTGCGGACAAGACTACAGACTCGAATGTTAATGAAAAGGTCGATGGCATTACGGCACTCATAAATAAAGGCACCGACAGTTATGATGCGCGTCGCGGTAATTTCAAAAAAATAATGACATCACGTGTATTCAGGGATGTCGAAAATTGA
- a CDS encoding PAAR domain-containing protein gives MTFRHDICHGDTTTAGGRVSATANRDTLQNRAAAYEGDPVHCPKCASTGRIVCAGGGARDQGPEGRKSALSGDLCVCNCAEHPRLIASQDRSGTRG, from the coding sequence ATGACTTTCCGTCATGACATCTGCCACGGCGACACCACCACAGCTGGTGGCCGCGTATCTGCGACTGCGAATCGCGACACGCTTCAGAACCGCGCCGCCGCTTATGAAGGTGACCCGGTCCACTGCCCGAAATGCGCCAGCACAGGCCGTATCGTCTGCGCCGGAGGCGGTGCACGCGATCAGGGTCCGGAAGGTCGGAAGTCGGCCCTTAGCGGCGACCTGTGTGTTTGCAATTGCGCCGAGCATCCGCGCCTGATCGCGTCGCAAGACCGTTCAGGAACACGTGGGTGA
- a CDS encoding metal-dependent hydrolase, with protein MASSAAHHATGWAAGVIAAAIVAHSRAGGPYHVWVALAFAAGVAGSTAPDWLEVAWWSRTRRLWITHRTATHWGVAWIALLVAAYHWLGHYPVAAALFGFACGGVMHLLADWPNPLGVPWIAARHSLNWWNSGRCDLLVVGAAWVGAWFAVTRFGGVGWHAGYWLRGLGLG; from the coding sequence ATGGCTTCAAGTGCTGCGCATCATGCGACCGGGTGGGCCGCTGGTGTGATCGCTGCCGCGATCGTCGCTCATTCGCGCGCGGGTGGGCCGTATCACGTATGGGTTGCGCTTGCGTTTGCCGCAGGCGTGGCCGGTAGTACAGCGCCGGATTGGCTCGAGGTTGCGTGGTGGTCGCGCACGCGCAGGCTGTGGATCACGCATCGTACGGCGACGCATTGGGGTGTCGCGTGGATTGCGCTGCTGGTCGCTGCTTACCATTGGCTTGGACATTATCCGGTTGCCGCTGCGTTGTTCGGGTTTGCGTGCGGCGGCGTCATGCATCTGCTCGCCGATTGGCCGAACCCGCTCGGCGTTCCGTGGATCGCCGCGCGTCATTCGTTGAACTGGTGGAATAGCGGGCGGTGCGATTTATTGGTGGTTGGAGCGGCCTGGGTGGGTGCGTGGTTTGCGGTGACGCGGTTTGGCGGGGTTGGGTGGCATGCGGGGTATTGGTTGAGGGGGTTGGGATTGGGTTGA
- a CDS encoding sugar ABC transporter ATPase — protein sequence MKKLLLLAPLAFVAACGSSRGPESAGSGTMVYVSSARQTSDIAHCLDRRLSRVHTSKNNGSTELTVGSSSNGSYFITLTPSRGGSVVKVVRGTADDPPEEDLRFAIARCTT from the coding sequence ATGAAAAAACTCCTTCTACTCGCGCCGCTTGCGTTTGTGGCGGCCTGCGGTTCGTCGCGCGGGCCCGAGAGCGCGGGCTCCGGCACGATGGTCTATGTGTCGTCCGCGCGCCAGACATCGGATATTGCGCATTGTCTCGACAGGCGGCTTTCACGCGTGCATACGTCGAAGAACAACGGTTCGACTGAGCTCACGGTAGGATCGTCGTCGAACGGGTCGTATTTCATTACGCTGACGCCGTCGCGCGGCGGATCGGTGGTGAAGGTCGTGCGAGGCACGGCGGACGATCCGCCTGAAGAGGACCTGCGGTTCGCGATCGCGCGGTGTACGACGTAA
- a CDS encoding porin: protein MKKSLFVASIMGAFIAPAVYAQSSVTLYGTLDAGLVYSNNQRGHSNWQQSSGSVSNTYFGLKGNEDLGAGLHAIFTLESGFNLNNGQFTQSNNLFNRQAFVGLQSNQYGTVTLGRQYDSMVDFLAPLSAAGGGYGNNLAAHPFDNDNLDNSFSVQNSVKYTSANYYGLTFGGLYGFSNQAGQFSQNRAWSAGASYNNGPLNIAASYLQLNNAGSNVTGAVSVQNGNANIASNQQRTYGAGIGYTYGPATANFVYTHTQLDGVQGLASGGFTLPGVTGMNLHMDNYEINGKYALTPALNLAAAYTFTDGKVSGTANNGDPKWHTVSLTTDYSLSKRTDVYVEGVYSHASGQLGNFGANVATINTLEPSSTGNQVAAAVGLRHRF, encoded by the coding sequence ATGAAAAAAAGCCTTTTCGTTGCGAGCATCATGGGCGCATTCATCGCGCCGGCCGTATATGCACAAAGTAGCGTGACGCTGTACGGCACGCTGGACGCTGGTCTCGTCTACTCGAACAACCAGCGGGGTCATAGCAACTGGCAGCAATCCAGCGGCAGCGTGTCGAACACGTACTTCGGCCTGAAGGGCAACGAAGATCTCGGCGCCGGTCTGCATGCGATCTTCACGTTGGAAAGCGGCTTCAATCTGAACAACGGCCAGTTCACGCAGAGCAACAACCTGTTCAACCGTCAGGCGTTCGTCGGTTTGCAGAGCAACCAGTACGGTACGGTTACGCTCGGTCGCCAATATGATTCGATGGTCGACTTCCTCGCACCGCTGTCGGCAGCGGGCGGCGGCTACGGCAACAACCTCGCGGCCCACCCGTTCGATAACGACAACCTCGACAATTCGTTCTCGGTTCAGAACTCCGTGAAGTACACGAGCGCGAACTACTATGGTTTGACGTTCGGCGGCCTCTATGGCTTCTCGAATCAGGCGGGCCAGTTCTCGCAGAACCGCGCATGGAGTGCGGGCGCATCGTATAACAACGGCCCGTTGAATATCGCTGCGTCGTACCTGCAACTGAACAACGCGGGCTCGAACGTGACCGGCGCGGTTTCGGTACAGAACGGCAACGCGAATATCGCTTCCAACCAGCAACGCACGTATGGCGCGGGTATCGGCTATACGTACGGTCCGGCTACCGCGAACTTCGTCTATACGCATACGCAACTGGACGGCGTGCAAGGTCTCGCCTCCGGCGGCTTCACGCTGCCGGGCGTGACGGGCATGAACCTGCATATGGACAACTACGAGATCAACGGCAAATATGCGTTGACGCCGGCGTTGAACCTGGCGGCTGCGTACACGTTCACGGACGGCAAGGTGTCGGGCACGGCGAACAACGGCGATCCGAAGTGGCATACGGTGTCGCTGACGACCGACTATTCGCTGAGCAAGCGTACTGACGTGTATGTCGAAGGCGTGTACTCGCACGCATCGGGCCAGCTCGGCAACTTCGGTGCGAACGTCGCGACGATCAACACGCTGGAGCCGTCGTCGACGGGCAACCAGGTGGCGGCTGCTGTCGGTCTGCGTCACCGCTTCTAA
- a CDS encoding HIT family protein, with protein MKYDPQNPFARILRGELPSLRVYEDDVTVALMDIMPQADGHVLILTKEPVAEVFELSAGGAAACMRTVQKVARAVKAAFNPPGVMIAQLNGSAAGQTVPHVHFHVIPRHAGLELKLHAAQPADMAQLREFAERIKAAMPEDD; from the coding sequence ATGAAATACGATCCGCAGAACCCCTTCGCCCGCATTCTGCGCGGCGAGCTGCCTTCACTGCGCGTGTACGAAGATGATGTGACGGTCGCGCTGATGGACATCATGCCGCAGGCCGATGGGCACGTACTGATCCTCACCAAGGAACCGGTTGCCGAAGTGTTCGAGCTGTCCGCTGGAGGCGCGGCCGCCTGCATGCGTACCGTGCAGAAAGTGGCACGCGCGGTGAAAGCTGCGTTCAATCCGCCAGGCGTCATGATCGCGCAGTTGAATGGCAGTGCGGCCGGGCAGACAGTGCCACACGTACACTTTCATGTGATTCCGCGTCATGCGGGGCTCGAGTTGAAACTGCATGCAGCGCAACCCGCCGATATGGCGCAGCTGCGCGAGTTCGCCGAGCGAATCAAGGCTGCGATGCCGGAAGACGATTAA
- a CDS encoding CDP-alcohol phosphatidyltransferase family protein, which produces MTSKEPQSAAPKIVPPPRMWDAKLARRLIMPLVNTRVTPNHLTTVRLLIGLAGALCLARGGYGWTNLGAFFIILSNFVDHTDGELARVSGKSSRIGHFYDLASDALVTVLLFGGMGYGVQAASVQGWIGVSVSPFLLGCVAGVAVALIFFLRMRIEEMEGKAGTKQASVGGFETEDVLYLLPLVTLFGGVTPFLIAASIGAPLFAAWVVVDHRRVVRRSRPLMEAKQEASQIWVSR; this is translated from the coding sequence ATGACATCGAAAGAACCCCAATCGGCGGCGCCCAAAATCGTTCCGCCGCCCAGAATGTGGGACGCCAAATTGGCGCGACGGCTGATCATGCCGCTCGTCAACACTCGCGTGACACCGAACCACCTCACCACCGTCCGGCTGTTGATCGGCCTCGCGGGCGCGCTTTGTCTGGCGCGCGGTGGCTACGGATGGACCAATCTCGGTGCGTTCTTCATCATCCTGTCCAATTTCGTCGATCACACTGACGGCGAGCTGGCGCGCGTCAGCGGCAAATCAAGTCGTATCGGTCATTTTTACGATCTGGCATCGGATGCGCTCGTCACGGTCCTGTTGTTCGGTGGCATGGGCTATGGCGTGCAAGCCGCAAGCGTGCAGGGCTGGATCGGCGTCAGCGTGTCGCCGTTCCTGCTCGGGTGCGTCGCAGGCGTTGCGGTGGCGCTGATCTTTTTCCTGCGCATGCGCATCGAGGAAATGGAAGGCAAGGCCGGCACGAAGCAGGCATCGGTCGGCGGCTTCGAAACCGAAGACGTGCTGTATCTGTTGCCGCTCGTCACCTTGTTTGGCGGTGTCACGCCGTTCCTGATCGCCGCATCGATCGGCGCGCCGCTCTTTGCCGCATGGGTCGTGGTCGACCATCGGCGCGTCGTGCGCCGCAGCCGTCCATTGATGGAAGCCAAGCAGGAAGCCAGTCAGATTTGGGTTAGCCGATGA
- a CDS encoding HalD/BesD family halogenase, protein MSTSAEQPYVVVQASSLAAGSPPAAAVPDPDRAVAGRVRGFDNPQLRKQFADQGSFLYLDEFLAPEVTAQLVVSARGLLGEVNRNYLPGHKQGGSVSRHTIDRLAPFIAELYRSKELIGWLEQLTGDKLLVSPDDDPHAYALYYYTRAGDHIGWHYDTSYYDGRRYTLLLGVIDESSCRLDYELHTKNPDVADVPGSVQIPPGGLVFFDGDTLRHRISPAKDNEMRVSLTFEYVTDPNMRPWRRVISNFKDAIAYFGFRQVFRQLAGVGNKGGNKGGNNGNNGGRA, encoded by the coding sequence ATGAGCACGTCAGCCGAACAGCCGTACGTCGTTGTGCAAGCTTCTTCTCTCGCTGCCGGCTCGCCGCCGGCAGCGGCCGTTCCGGACCCCGATCGGGCGGTCGCAGGCCGCGTGCGCGGGTTCGACAATCCGCAGCTGCGCAAACAGTTCGCCGACCAGGGCTCGTTCCTGTACCTCGACGAATTCCTCGCGCCCGAAGTGACCGCGCAACTCGTTGTGAGCGCGCGCGGGCTGCTTGGCGAGGTCAACCGCAACTATCTGCCGGGCCACAAGCAGGGCGGCAGCGTGAGCCGCCATACGATCGACCGGCTTGCGCCGTTTATCGCCGAGCTGTACCGGTCGAAGGAACTGATCGGCTGGCTCGAACAATTGACCGGCGACAAGCTGCTCGTGTCGCCCGACGACGACCCGCATGCTTACGCGCTGTATTACTACACGCGCGCCGGCGACCATATCGGCTGGCATTACGACACGTCGTACTACGACGGTCGCCGCTACACGCTGCTGCTCGGCGTGATCGACGAATCGTCGTGCCGTCTCGACTACGAACTGCACACGAAAAATCCCGACGTGGCCGACGTGCCCGGTTCGGTGCAGATTCCGCCGGGCGGCCTCGTGTTCTTCGACGGCGATACGCTGCGCCATCGCATCTCGCCGGCCAAAGACAACGAAATGCGCGTCTCGCTGACCTTCGAATACGTGACCGATCCGAATATGCGCCCGTGGCGCCGCGTGATCTCGAACTTCAAGGACGCGATCGCGTATTTCGGCTTCCGCCAGGTATTCCGCCAGCTTGCCGGCGTTGGCAATAAGGGCGGCAACAAGGGTGGCAACAACGGCAATAACGGAGGGCGCGCGTGA
- a CDS encoding flippase-like domain-containing protein: protein MTRAAVILLTIGGALFVALLAWQGFGSVASTLMTAGWGLALVAALHLIPLVLDAGAISVLFERRRDRVTERDAIFARWIGESVNSLLPAGQIGGPVMMVRQLAQRGMPMRDAAAAITVSTTLQAIAQLVFAMLGLFLFGAFASHGAFHNLETAATIATAVLGAMVVGFYLAQRRGLFGRALRAMSKVFGKRDWSSLTMRADAVDAAVQALYSERRRVVASFMLSLAGWMVGTAEVWLALRFLGHPVDWVDALLLESIGQAIRGAAFAIPGSLGVQEGGYLLLAPLVGLPPEAALALSLSKRARELLLGLPGLLYLHFSERSWQRRRTTRMPATD from the coding sequence GTGACTCGGGCCGCCGTGATCCTGCTGACGATCGGCGGCGCGCTGTTCGTCGCGCTGCTCGCATGGCAGGGCTTCGGCTCCGTCGCATCGACGCTGATGACCGCAGGCTGGGGGCTCGCTCTCGTTGCGGCGCTGCATCTGATACCGCTCGTGCTCGATGCGGGCGCGATTTCGGTGCTGTTCGAGAGGCGTCGCGATCGGGTCACCGAACGCGATGCGATCTTTGCGCGCTGGATCGGCGAATCGGTGAACAGCCTGTTGCCGGCCGGCCAGATCGGCGGCCCCGTGATGATGGTGCGCCAGCTCGCGCAGCGCGGCATGCCGATGCGCGATGCGGCTGCCGCGATCACGGTCAGCACGACCTTGCAAGCGATCGCACAGCTGGTTTTCGCGATGCTCGGCCTGTTTCTGTTCGGCGCTTTCGCCTCGCACGGCGCCTTCCATAACCTCGAGACCGCCGCGACCATCGCGACTGCGGTGCTCGGCGCGATGGTGGTCGGCTTCTATCTGGCTCAGCGGCGCGGTCTCTTTGGCCGGGCGCTGCGTGCGATGTCGAAGGTATTCGGCAAGCGCGACTGGTCGTCGCTGACGATGCGCGCCGACGCCGTCGACGCAGCCGTACAGGCCTTGTACAGCGAGCGCCGCCGCGTTGTCGCGAGCTTTATGCTGAGCCTTGCCGGCTGGATGGTCGGCACCGCGGAGGTGTGGCTCGCGTTGCGCTTTCTCGGCCACCCGGTCGATTGGGTCGACGCGTTGCTGCTCGAAAGCATCGGCCAGGCGATTCGCGGCGCCGCATTTGCGATTCCCGGCTCGCTCGGCGTGCAGGAAGGCGGCTATCTGCTGCTTGCACCGCTCGTTGGCCTGCCGCCCGAAGCCGCGCTCGCGCTGTCGCTCTCGAAGCGCGCACGCGAGTTGCTGCTCGGTCTGCCGGGACTGCTCTATCTGCATTTCAGCGAAAGAAGCTGGCAACGGCGGCGCACCACGCGCATGCCGGCCACTGATTGA
- a CDS encoding NTP transferase domain-containing protein: MRAIILAAGLGLRLQQQPGEQYPKCLLRFDGMTLLERHLQMLDAAGVHEVVLALGFQPESVEAELKRIGWHRPVEIMLNPRYDLGSVLTVHTVADALTRGGDVLLMDADVLYDERILAPLVAGQHTNRLLIDRDFETGDEPVKLCLKDGVPVELRKQVAANLAYDTIGESIGFFRLREETAKRFAEIVAGYIDSGRANLPHEEAVRDLLLERSHVFETADVTGAPWIEIDFPNDVERAAAEILPVLQPLVGASR; encoded by the coding sequence ATGCGCGCCATCATTCTTGCCGCGGGCCTCGGCCTGCGTCTTCAGCAACAGCCCGGCGAACAATACCCGAAATGCCTGCTGCGCTTTGACGGCATGACGCTGCTCGAGCGTCATCTGCAGATGCTCGACGCGGCAGGCGTGCATGAAGTCGTGCTCGCGCTCGGCTTTCAGCCCGAATCGGTCGAAGCGGAACTGAAGCGGATCGGCTGGCATCGGCCCGTCGAAATCATGCTGAACCCGCGCTACGACCTGGGCAGCGTGCTGACCGTGCATACGGTCGCCGATGCGCTGACGCGCGGCGGCGACGTGCTGTTGATGGATGCGGACGTGCTGTACGACGAACGCATTCTGGCGCCGCTCGTGGCGGGGCAGCACACGAACCGCCTGCTGATCGATCGCGACTTCGAAACCGGCGATGAGCCGGTGAAGCTGTGTCTGAAAGACGGCGTGCCGGTCGAATTGCGCAAGCAGGTCGCAGCGAATCTCGCGTACGACACGATCGGCGAATCGATCGGTTTCTTCCGTCTGCGTGAAGAGACGGCGAAGCGTTTCGCGGAGATCGTCGCCGGTTATATCGATAGCGGCCGCGCGAATCTGCCGCACGAAGAAGCGGTGCGCGACCTGCTGCTCGAACGCAGCCACGTGTTCGAAACGGCAGACGTGACCGGCGCGCCGTGGATTGAAATCGACTTCCCGAATGATGTCGAGCGTGCGGCCGCCGAGATTCTGCCGGTGCTTCAGCCATTGGTCGGCGCATCGCGCTAA